The DNA sequence CTTACAGCAGTCCGGCGTCGCGCAGCAGCTTCTGCGCCTTCTCGATGTTCTTGGGCAGCACGGCGGGGTCCAGGCGGGGGCTGCGCTTGGTCACGTCCGTATAGGGCAGCATGGTGGTGGGCTGGAGGATGTTGCCGATCACCGGGTACTCGAAGTTCACGCTCAGGAAAAAGGTCTGGGCGTCCTTGCCGACCAGGGCGCTCAGCAGCCGGACGGCGCTGGCCTGGTTCTTGCTGGTCTTCAGGATGGCCGCGCCCGTCGCGTTGCCCAGGTTGCCGATGTCGCCGTTCTTGAAAAAGTACGTCTCGACGGGGTAACTCAGGCGGTTCACGCGCTGGATGTAGTAGTGGTTGGTCAGCGCCACGTCGATCTCGCCCGCACGCATGGCCTCCAGCATCCCGACGTTGCTGGTCTTGTAGTCCTTGGGTTGCAGCGCCTTCATGCCCTCGATCCACGCCCTGGTGGTCGCCTCGCCGTGCTTGGCGATCATGCCCGCCAGGAAATCCTGGAAGGACGGGTAGCTCACGGTCCAGCCGATGCGGCCTTTCAGGCTGGTCATCTTGGGCAGGTCCAGCACGCTGTCGGGAAGCTGCTCGGGCTTGATCTTGCCCGGGTTGTAGGCCAGCACGCGAAACCGCAGGGTGGTGGGCAGCCAGGAGCGGTCGTCGGGCACGTAGTCGGCGGCCACGTTGCGGGTCAGGGCCGTGCCCAGCCGCACGAACCGGCCGTCCTGCGCAAGTTCGCCCAGCGCGCCCACGCTGTTGCCCCAGTACACGTCGGCGGGGCTGCGGGCGCCCTCCTCGCGGATCGCGGCGACCAGCTGGCTGTCGGTGCCGTAGCGCACGTTCACCTTGATGCCAGTCGAGCGCTCGAACTGCTGCACGATGGGGTCCACGAAAGTCTTGGCCCGGCCCGAGTACACGGTCAGGGTCTTGTTCGCCTGCGCCAGGGTGGTCCCGGTGAGCAGCAGGGCGGTCATCGCCAGCAGGAAGCGTTTCACGTCCGGAATCCTAAGTAACTTGATCGGGATTGTCAATCAGGGGGAGACGGCGGGGGGTGGGGGGAAGGGAAAGCTTTGCCGCTCACCCCCCTACCTGTCTTCCAGCGCCAGCTCGATCAGCCGGGTCACCAGCGCGCTGTAGCTCAGGCCCGCCGCCTCGAACAGCTTGGGGTACATCGAGGTGGTCGTGAAACCGGGCATGGTGTTGACCTCGTTGAGCAGCAGCTCGCCGGTCTCCTCGACATAGAAGAAGTCCACGCGGGCCAGCCCCGCGCAGTCGAGCGCCCGGAAGGCGGTCAGGGCCAGCGTGCGCACTCGCCCGGCCACCTCGGGGGGCAACGGGGCCGGAATGTGCATCTCGGCGCGGCCCTGGGTGTATTTGGTCTCGTAGTCGTAGAAGTCGGCGTCGAAGCGCAGCTCGCCCACCGGGCTGGCGATGGGCGCGTCGTTGCCCAGAATCCCGACCTCCACCTCGCGGGGCCTGAAGGCCGTCATCGCCTCCAGAATCACCCGGCGGTCGAGGGAAAAGGCCAGGTCGAGGGCCGCGTCCAGCTCCCCTGGCGCGCCGACCTTGCTGATGCCCACGCTGGACCCCAGGTTGGCGGGCTTCACGAAGAGGGGGTAGCCCAGTTCGTCGGCGCGGTCACGGACCTCCTGCGGCCCCCGCTGCCACTCGCCGCGCAGGGCCAAGCGCCACGCCACCTGCGGCACCCCCGCCGAGGCGAGCACCTGCTTGGTCATCACCTTGTCCATGCAGGCCGCCGACCCCAGCACGCCCGACCCCACGAAGGGGATACCCGCCAGCGTGAGCAGGCCCTGGACCGTGCCGTCTTCGCCCATCGGGCCGTGCAGCAGCGGAAAGACGGCGTCGTAGCCTTCCGCGCTGGCGGCGCGGTGCAGCACCAGGTCGCCGCCGGAGGACGTGGCCTGCCCCGTCTCCAGGGCGCGGGCGGTGTCGGTGGGCGCGAGCCAGCGGCCCTGCGGGCTGATCACCACTGGCGTCACGTCGAATTGGTCGCGCGGCAGCGCCGCCAACACGCTCCGGGCGCTCATCAGGCTGACCTCGTGTTCTCCGGACTGTCCGCCCGCCAGCAGCAGGATGCGTTTCTTCACGGGGCGCAGTATGGCACCCACGCCCCCGCAACAGGCGGCCGCAGAAGACCCGCCGGGAGGGGGGCAGGTCACTTTCGGCTCTTTGGTGACTCTCACATCCTCTGCTCAGGCTACGCTATGATGCCTACCGTCTAAATCACCCCGGTCCGGTTTCCCGCGCAGCTCAGGTTTGCGCCGCGTTCCGTACCACCTGCCCAGGAGGCACCATGAAGAAATTCGCTCTGCTCAGCTCCCTGCTTCTCGTCGGCTCGGCCTTTGCCGCAGCGCCCAGGGACACCCTGGTCGTGCAGCAGGCGGCCGACGTGCCCACGCTGGACCCGACCGCCACCTACGACACCGCCTCGGGCGCGATCGTCGAGAACATCTACGAGACGCTGGTGACCTACAAGGGGGCCAGCATCCGCGAACTCGAGCCGCTGCTGGCGACCAAGTGGGCCATCAGCAACGGCGGGCGGACCTACACCTTCGACCTGCGCAAGAACGTCAAGTTCCACTCGGGCAATACCATGACCTGCCGCGACGCCGAGTACTCCATCGAGCGCAACCTGGTCACCAACTCGGCCGAGTCGGGCAACTGGTTTATCGCCGAGAGCCTGCTGGGCACCGGCGCCAACGCCAAGGACGACAAGACCATCACCTGGGCCAGGATCGACCGGGCCGTCGAGTGCAACAACGCGGGCCAGCTGGTCTTCACGCTGCCCAAGGTGGACCCCGCGTTCCTGGCCAAGATGGCCTACCCCGGTCAGAGCATCGTGGACAGCAAGCACGCCATCGCCCAGGGCGAGTGGAAGGGCACGTCCGCCGACTGGGCCAACTGGGTCGGCAAGGACCTCCAGGGCAGCAACCTCAGCAAGCAGCCCAGCGGCACCGGCGCCTACAAGCTGGTGCGCCGCGACGCCAACGCGATCTTGCTGCAGGCCCACGACGCCTACTGGGGCAAGAAGCCCGCGATCCGCAACGTGGTGATTCAGAAGGTCCCCGAACTCGCCGCCCGTCAGCAGGCCTTCTTGCGCGGCGACGCCGACCTGATCGAGACCGGCGGCCGCGCCAATATCGAAGCGCAGCTCAAGGGCAAGCCCGGCGTGGTCGTGCTGGACAACCTGCCCAACACCACTGCCACCGCCGTGTTCATGAACGAGAACATCAAGGACCCCGCGCGCCTGGGCAGCGGCAAGCTCGACGGACGCGGCATTCCGGCCAACTTCTTCAGCGACGTGAACGTGCGCCGCGGCATGGCCTACGCCTTTAACTACGCCCAGTACATCAAGGACGTGCAAAACGGCAAGGGCAAGCAGCGCACCATGCTGCTGCCCGACACCTTCCCCGGCTACGACGCCGAGGTCAAGACCTACACCTACAACCCCAAGCAGGCCGAGGCCTACTTCAAGCGCGCCTGGGGCGGCAACGTCTGGAAAAACGGCTTTACCCTGAACGTGGCCTACCGCGCGGGCAGCGTGCCTGCCCAGACGGCCATGGAGATTCTCAAGCGCAACGTCGAGGCGCTGAACCCCAAGTTCCGCGTGAACATCCAGGCCAAGGAATGGTCCGCGATGCTCAACGACTCCAAGGCGGGCAAGGAACCCATGATCATCATCGGCTGGGCGCCCGACTACGCCGACGCCGACAACTTCATGTAC is a window from the Deinococcus budaensis genome containing:
- a CDS encoding D-alanine--D-alanine ligase — its product is MKKRILLLAGGQSGEHEVSLMSARSVLAALPRDQFDVTPVVISPQGRWLAPTDTARALETGQATSSGGDLVLHRAASAEGYDAVFPLLHGPMGEDGTVQGLLTLAGIPFVGSGVLGSAACMDKVMTKQVLASAGVPQVAWRLALRGEWQRGPQEVRDRADELGYPLFVKPANLGSSVGISKVGAPGELDAALDLAFSLDRRVILEAMTAFRPREVEVGILGNDAPIASPVGELRFDADFYDYETKYTQGRAEMHIPAPLPPEVAGRVRTLALTAFRALDCAGLARVDFFYVEETGELLLNEVNTMPGFTTTSMYPKLFEAAGLSYSALVTRLIELALEDR
- a CDS encoding ABC transporter substrate-binding protein, with translation MKKFALLSSLLLVGSAFAAAPRDTLVVQQAADVPTLDPTATYDTASGAIVENIYETLVTYKGASIRELEPLLATKWAISNGGRTYTFDLRKNVKFHSGNTMTCRDAEYSIERNLVTNSAESGNWFIAESLLGTGANAKDDKTITWARIDRAVECNNAGQLVFTLPKVDPAFLAKMAYPGQSIVDSKHAIAQGEWKGTSADWANWVGKDLQGSNLSKQPSGTGAYKLVRRDANAILLQAHDAYWGKKPAIRNVVIQKVPELAARQQAFLRGDADLIETGGRANIEAQLKGKPGVVVLDNLPNTTATAVFMNENIKDPARLGSGKLDGRGIPANFFSDVNVRRGMAYAFNYAQYIKDVQNGKGKQRTMLLPDTFPGYDAEVKTYTYNPKQAEAYFKRAWGGNVWKNGFTLNVAYRAGSVPAQTAMEILKRNVEALNPKFRVNIQAKEWSAMLNDSKAGKEPMIIIGWAPDYADADNFMYTFYSSNGYYFPRNNWKDASVDKWLEQARATTNQATRDRLYSLVGQRAYEQAPFVLVPAGVFVTAHRDNLVGVSARTFNPMTSFDYTGTLWKDLSKK
- a CDS encoding extracellular solute-binding protein produces the protein MKRFLLAMTALLLTGTTLAQANKTLTVYSGRAKTFVDPIVQQFERSTGIKVNVRYGTDSQLVAAIREEGARSPADVYWGNSVGALGELAQDGRFVRLGTALTRNVAADYVPDDRSWLPTTLRFRVLAYNPGKIKPEQLPDSVLDLPKMTSLKGRIGWTVSYPSFQDFLAGMIAKHGEATTRAWIEGMKALQPKDYKTSNVGMLEAMRAGEIDVALTNHYYIQRVNRLSYPVETYFFKNGDIGNLGNATGAAILKTSKNQASAVRLLSALVGKDAQTFFLSVNFEYPVIGNILQPTTMLPYTDVTKRSPRLDPAVLPKNIEKAQKLLRDAGLL